The Paenibacillus sp. FSL H7-0357 nucleotide sequence AATCATGCCGATATTTTTCTTGGCCGCCCGCAGCTCTTTATCGTTGTATGTTCCCAAATCACGCCCGGCTACTAGAACCTGTCCTTTTGTGGGTCTTTCCAAATAATTGACTAAACGGATTAATGTGCTTTTTCCCGCACCACTATAGCCGATAACCCCGAATATATCGCCTTTTTCAACCTTTAAATTGATCCCTTGCAGAGCATCAATCGTAATATCTTTGCGAGTGAATGTTTTGTACACATTCTTTAATTCAATCATGTTCATTCCCCTCAATCATATTGTAGATTTAAGATTGAACTGAAAAGTTTAGAGTAAAGGTTCAGTCGCAACTACGGGTAATGTTTGGACTTCCGGCCGCTGTTGTCTTCGGATTTCTTGATTATGACCGCTGTTCGCGGATGAAATCCGAAGACAAAGGCGGTCGCTATCGCTCCTACAGTTCCAAAATTCCCCTCCGCCGCTCCGCTCTCTTCCCTCAAGTTTCAAGTTCAATCTATAGGATTAAGCCTTCTCTTGCAGCTTCTGAAGTGCTTGCTCTGCCAATGAAGCAAAATATTTAGCGGCAGGCAGTATAGCTGCCTCATCAACATCGAATCGGGGGTGATGCAAAGCATAAGCCGGTCCTGTTCCGATATTTACAAATGCACCCGGTATCTGCTGTAAATAGTATGAGAAATCTTCTCCCCCCATTTGCGGCGGGATATCATGCACATCATATCCGGCTTCTAAGGCGACTTCCTTGGTGAAATCAGCCCAGTCCCCATGATTGATAGTTGCTGGCGGGCCTGGATACCAATGCAATTGCGCCTCAGCCCCGGCTCCTGCAGCAATCCCTTCGATAATTCGGGTCATTTGTATAGGAATCTGGCGGCGGATCTCTTCATTGTAAGTACGTACCGTACCTTCTAATTCAACTTTTTCCGGCAATACATTCCATGTGAAGCCTCCGTTAATTCTGGTAACACTTAACACAACCGGCTCTAAAGTATTATTTTGGCGGCTTACGACGGTTTGCAGCATTGTAACAATTTGCGCAGCGGTCACAATTGAATCCACACCTTTTTCCGGAGTAGCAGCATGAGCGCCAACGCCTTTTACAGTGATTTCAAACCGGTCAACACCTGCCGTTAAAGCTCCCGATCTCGTTCCAAAAGATCCTGTTGGCAAGTCTGGTGAGTTATGTAAACCGAATATAGCTGTTACATCCTTGAGGCCTCCTGATGCTAAGACACCTTCCGCCCCGTGTCCTGTTTCTTCTGCCGGCTGGAACAACACTCTAACTCTTCCCGGCAATTCACTTTCACGCTCTTTCAGCAACAAAGCAGCGCCTAAGATGGTAGCAGTGTGAAAGTCATGTCCACATGCATGCATTTTCCCTGGAATCTCTGAGGCAAAAGGTAATTCTGTTTGTTCTTCTATCGGAAGTGCATCAATATCACAGCGAATGGCCACAACAGGCCCGTCACCTTGTCCAATCTCTGCGATAAGTCCAGTCTCTAAAGGGAGGTCTAAAATATGTATATTGGCAGATGTCAGCCATTCCCGCAGTTTCTTTGTTGTTCTGAACTCTTCATATGCCAGCTCTGGTTCTCGATGCAGGTTTCTTCGAACCTCTATCAATTGACTAGCTAAAGCTTGATCAATCTTATGCAGTGGCTTCATAGGTGAAGTAATCCCCTTTCGTTATGGACCGATATGGTCTATCTCGTTTTCTTCCAGCCCTTTGATTCGCGCAAGCGCAGTAGATAAGCTGCTTAGAATATGATCCCTCATTGCTTTTTCTGCACCATCTTCATTTTTGTCAGCGATCATTTGCAGGATATAATTATGTTCTTCATCCGCCTGTGTGTTCCAATCTCCATGCATGGTGACATAGCGACAGTAGCGAAGCGAATGATCTCTTAATTGATTCAGAACTTTCTCAAAGGTTCTAAGTTCGCTTATTTCAGATAAATAATCATGGAACTCAAAGCCATAGGATACAAAATCCTGTTTGTCACCTAACTGGAAGGAATGTTTGATTCGCTCCATCATCGTCGTTAAATGTAGAATATCTTTATCTGTAGCATGCTTAGCTGCACTTCTTGCAATATAGCCTTCAAGCATGCTGCGAATCAGAAATACCTCTTCCACCTCTTTGATAGTTACGGAGGCTACCCGCAACCTTCCATTCGGCTGACGAACGAGAAAATCCTCATTCTCCAATCTCTGAATGGCCTCTCTTAAAGGAGTCCGGCTGACCCCGAGCAACGCTGCCAAATTTTCTTCATTTACCGCTTGATTCGGCTCTAACTCACTATCAATAATTTTTTGTTTTAATGCATAATAGGTATTATCCTTTGACAACCTTCGTGATCGTATCACCATACCTTTATTGCTCCTCATCGATAAATTGAGAGTGGCTTTAAATATATTTGTATAATTGTATACAATTATTAATTTAATAGATTAAATAGAAGATTATTTTAAAACACGTCTCTGTTTTTCAAGCTTTTTTCATACTATAAACCTATTATTCCCCCTAGTCAAGTGGGTATTATGGGTGAATAAACTCAGGCTTATCCGAAGTATACTGTGCCCCATAAGAAAGACACTTAAAAACAGTAAAACTGTTGAGAGTCTTGCAAATACGTATAGAGTTTCCTACTAGTTCAGAGTTGGTTTCGAGTCGTCATTGGAAATCCCAGGAACAGCAAAAGAAAGACAAAAAGTATCTCCAGTATTGAAATCACCCTTAGCTAGCAAAAGACACTAACGCAGGTTAGTGTCTTTGTCTGTTCATAGCTTGCAATTTTATCATTACATCGAAATAGGACCCACTACCGGATGTGGAACATATGGCTCTTCCAGCGACGCAATTTCTTCAGCTGTTAACTTAATGGAAAGAGCGGCTACGGCATCTTCAAGGTGAGACATTTTCGTGGCACCGATAATCGGGGCTGTTATTGGTGCTTTCTGCAACACCCAGGCAAGTGCAATTTGAGCGCGGGGAACACCACGGTGCTCTGCGATTGCTGCAACTTTCTCTACAATTAACCGGTCCGTATTCGCAGTCGCATCATATTTAGATTTCTGGACTTGGTCGGTTTCGGAGCGATGTGTGGTTTCCGACCAATCACGCGTCAATCTCCCTGATGCAAGTGGGCTATATGGAATCACAGCGATTTTTTCTTCCTTACAAAGCGGCAGCATCTCTCTCTCCTCTTCACGGTATACGAGGTTTAGATGATTCTGCATGGATACAAACTTAGTCCATCCATTGTTCTCAGCTACATGTAATGCCTTTAGAAACTGCCAAGCGAACATGGCAGAAGCACCAATATATCTTGCCTTCCCGGCCTTGACAACATCATGCAAGACTTCCATCGTTTCTTCAATGGGAGTATTGAAATCCCAGCGGTGAATCTGGTATAGATCCACATAATCTGTTCCCAGTCTCTTGAGACTCTTGTCTATTTCACTCATGATCGCCTTTCGGGAGAGTCCGGCACCGTTTGGACCTTGATGCATCCGGAAATGAACTTTCGTCGCCAGGACAATTTCATCTCGATTAGCATAATCCTTTAAAGCCCGTCCAACGATTTCCTCGCTTGTTCCGTCTGAATATACATTTGCTGTATCAAAAAAATTGATCCCATTCTCCAGAGCTTGTTTAATAATGGGACGACTCCGCTCTTCATCAAGGACCCATGGATGGACCCATCGTTCTGCTTCACCAAAGCTCATACAACCCAGACATAGCCGAGAGACATCCAAACCAGTATTTCCGAGTTTCACATATTCCATTTGATTGTTCCCCACTTCCCCATAGATATTGTTTCCTTCAAATGTAGTTTACTCCTTGGAGTTAACTCCAATGCAAGCGAAATTATTACTCACTGCGGATGAATAGATGTCTTCATTGACCATAGCCGCTAAGCGCGGTAATCGTTACGCTTAATAGAGCAAAAACAATATAGAGAGGATGAACCTGATGTTGGAACACCATAGACAGACAATGGAGAATTTCGTGAACAAGCTGAAAGTTGACGCTTCATGTCTGGCGGTCATCACCTCTGGGTCGGTTGCCCGGGACCGGGCGAAGGAAACTTCCGATGTGGATGTCCATCTGTTGGTAACTGATGAATCCTACGAAGCGCATGCAAGAAACAACAACCTGTCTTATGTGGACCGGGAGGCCAGCACCTATGAAGGCGGGTACGTGGATGTGAAGGTGATTAATCTCCGCTTTCTGGAGCTGGCCGCTGAGCGCGGTAACGAGGCGACACGGTATGCATTTACCGGTTCGCAAGTACTTTTCTCAAGAATACCTGAACTGGAGCGTCTTGTAGCTCGAATCCCTATTTATCCCGAAGAGAACCGTGAGCGCAATTTGCAGGACTTCAGCGCGCAGATTCATCTGTATGCTTTTTATTTCTCTAAGGAAGCCGCCAAAAATAACGATGCCTATCTAATGGCGCATACGGTAAGCAATCTGGTATTTTACAGCGGGCGGATGATCCTGGCCTATAACCGTATGCTCTTCCCCTGCCACAAGGCCTTGCTTGATACGGTCGAGACCGCGCCGCACAAACCAGAGGATTTCAAACAGCGGGCTACAGAGCTTCTGCTTAATCCGAATGTCAATAAAAGCACACGGTTTGCAGCGATGATGCTCTCTTTCCACAACCCCGGGCTTTCCTCTGACCAGGCACTGGGGATCTATGTAAAGAACAATGAGCGCAACTGGATAGACCAGCCGCCTCCCTTGTCAGACCGTTAATCCGCACACAAAAAACAGTCTGATCCCTAGACCAGGTTCTGGCCACCGGATGCAGACTGTTTTCTTATTTACCTATAGCTCCAGGCCTGTTCGGCCATAGCCATCATTCGCGATTGAAGAGTTACCCGTTCCAAGGAACGCACCAGTCCAGCCTCACGGGTCCCGTCCATTATTTCAGCGAAAGCTCGAAGCTGGTTCACGTAATAATTCATTGGTTCAAAATCTTGAACTGTGCTGCGGTCATCCGGCAGATCATGGCGTATTTTCATAGGATAGAATCCTTTGAGCGGCCGTAAGAAATCGGGTACCGTCAGCACCGTCTGATCAAAATAAAGGGTATGCGAGGCGCGGTAAGGCAGTTCAAAGGAGATCAGACATTCCGCATCCAGCCCGCTGTCATACTTAAGCGATGCCTGAAAGGTCCAGTCGCAGCCGTCCGGACCGTCAAATTTCGACTGCCCGGAGATTTGCACATGTTGAAGCCCCACTATGTTCTCCACGAACTGTAGCCAGTAACAGCCCAGGTCGGCAAAGGCACCGCCGCCTTTTGACTTGATGCTGCGGTAATTCCCGGAATGTTGGTCCTTGGCAGGAATGGTTATGCGGGTCTTCAGACTGCGCAACTGGCCATATTGACCGGAATCAATGATGGATTTGAGCGCCTGCTGCCAAGGATGATGGGCCACCATCAGGCCTTCGACTAGCTTCGGAGCTGCAGGCTGTGCCGAAGCCGTCCTCAATTGTTCCGCCTCTGCGGTAGTCAAGGCAATTGGCTTCTCGACCAGCACATGCTTGCCAGCCGCCAGTGCCTTGAGGGCCCACTCTGCATGCAGGTCGTTGCTGAGAGCGATATATACCGCATCCAGCTCCTT carries:
- a CDS encoding nucleotidyltransferase domain-containing protein; the protein is MNKLKVDASCLAVITSGSVARDRAKETSDVDVHLLVTDESYEAHARNNNLSYVDREASTYEGGYVDVKVINLRFLELAAERGNEATRYAFTGSQVLFSRIPELERLVARIPIYPEENRERNLQDFSAQIHLYAFYFSKEAAKNNDAYLMAHTVSNLVFYSGRMILAYNRMLFPCHKALLDTVETAPHKPEDFKQRATELLLNPNVNKSTRFAAMMLSFHNPGLSSDQALGIYVKNNERNWIDQPPPLSDR
- a CDS encoding amidohydrolase, whose protein sequence is MHKIDQALASQLIEVRRNLHREPELAYEEFRTTKKLREWLTSANIHILDLPLETGLIAEIGQGDGPVVAIRCDIDALPIEEQTELPFASEIPGKMHACGHDFHTATILGAALLLKERESELPGRVRVLFQPAEETGHGAEGVLASGGLKDVTAIFGLHNSPDLPTGSFGTRSGALTAGVDRFEITVKGVGAHAATPEKGVDSIVTAAQIVTMLQTVVSRQNNTLEPVVLSVTRINGGFTWNVLPEKVELEGTVRTYNEEIRRQIPIQMTRIIEGIAAGAGAEAQLHWYPGPPATINHGDWADFTKEVALEAGYDVHDIPPQMGGEDFSYYLQQIPGAFVNIGTGPAYALHHPRFDVDEAAILPAAKYFASLAEQALQKLQEKA
- a CDS encoding Gfo/Idh/MocA family protein produces the protein MRTEGGTHSYRLGILGASNIVRPALLEPARYVDGITVSAIANRTTEKAAELAHAYNIPQVAGSLEALLEMKELDAVYIALSNDLHAEWALKALAAGKHVLVEKPIALTTAEAEQLRTASAQPAAPKLVEGLMVAHHPWQQALKSIIDSGQYGQLRSLKTRITIPAKDQHSGNYRSIKSKGGGAFADLGCYWLQFVENIVGLQHVQISGQSKFDGPDGCDWTFQASLKYDSGLDAECLISFELPYRASHTLYFDQTVLTVPDFLRPLKGFYPMKIRHDLPDDRSTVQDFEPMNYYVNQLRAFAEIMDGTREAGLVRSLERVTLQSRMMAMAEQAWSYR
- a CDS encoding aldo/keto reductase, which encodes MEYVKLGNTGLDVSRLCLGCMSFGEAERWVHPWVLDEERSRPIIKQALENGINFFDTANVYSDGTSEEIVGRALKDYANRDEIVLATKVHFRMHQGPNGAGLSRKAIMSEIDKSLKRLGTDYVDLYQIHRWDFNTPIEETMEVLHDVVKAGKARYIGASAMFAWQFLKALHVAENNGWTKFVSMQNHLNLVYREEEREMLPLCKEEKIAVIPYSPLASGRLTRDWSETTHRSETDQVQKSKYDATANTDRLIVEKVAAIAEHRGVPRAQIALAWVLQKAPITAPIIGATKMSHLEDAVAALSIKLTAEEIASLEEPYVPHPVVGPISM
- a CDS encoding GntR family transcriptional regulator, coding for MVIRSRRLSKDNTYYALKQKIIDSELEPNQAVNEENLAALLGVSRTPLREAIQRLENEDFLVRQPNGRLRVASVTIKEVEEVFLIRSMLEGYIARSAAKHATDKDILHLTTMMERIKHSFQLGDKQDFVSYGFEFHDYLSEISELRTFEKVLNQLRDHSLRYCRYVTMHGDWNTQADEEHNYILQMIADKNEDGAEKAMRDHILSSLSTALARIKGLEENEIDHIGP